TGACGGGAATATCAACTCATCTAAATCAATCTACACCAGATTTTGGTGATTTGTTCCTTACATCTTCCATTGATTGGACAATTAAGTTATGGAATCTTAAGGTGAATTAtgttcagtaagctcaaaaatcatattggttaAAATGCAAAGCGCtcctttttattgttttcacaaGGTGAATGAGTGCCAAAGTggatttttgttacttttttgtaTACCAACTATCTTAATACGTAATATTTAACATCCAAAACTTGTTGATTCTTTCCAGAACCAAGCCACTCGTTCTTTAAGCCTACTTCATCCCACAACAGCTCCCTGGCCctgtataaacaaaaacattttccagTCATCAAGACGTTTATTTAAGATAAGATGGAGGTTTATGTCTATTAATCCATCTActtctgctttgctgcattatGTTTAATTGGATAAAAAAGCTACTATTGAAATCGACAATCTGGAGAATCGAAGTCAAATCAATTCAGGTATCTAAGTCGCGAACTTTTTGTATTTTCGAAtggtttaaaatgtttttttttattatttaaactttcaGGAATGCTGTGATTAATAACCAGGCTAATCATAATTTGCATAATGAAGAACTCTTGTCTAGAGGAGCTATACGCATGTGGCACAATGAGTTGaatgagataaaatttattaattttgttttgtttttaattgaaccaatattgttttaactttttgattgtatattaaatatttatgcaAAGTGAAACGAATTTGTTTAACAACAGTT
This DNA window, taken from Episyrphus balteatus chromosome 2, idEpiBalt1.1, whole genome shotgun sequence, encodes the following:
- the LOC129910010 gene encoding cytoplasmic dynein 1 intermediate chain-like isoform X1 → MVGTHNVISISSDGKLCSWSLDMLSMPQDTLELQQRQSKPIAITFMFFSSNEINNLAMAMFILLIDMEYVRVCLKSMRSILRPVTGISTHLNQSTPDFGDLFLTSSIDWTIKLWNLKNQATRSLSLLHPTTAPWPCINKNIFQSSRRLFKIRWRFMSINPSTSALLHYV